The following are from one region of the Odontesthes bonariensis isolate fOdoBon6 chromosome 16, fOdoBon6.hap1, whole genome shotgun sequence genome:
- the rps14 gene encoding small ribosomal subunit protein uS11 yields the protein MAPRKGKEKKEEQVISLGPQVAEGENVFGVCHIFASFNDTFVHVTDLSGKETICRVTGGMKVKADRDESSPYAAMLAAQDVAQRCKELGITALHIKLRATGGNRTKTPGPGAQSALRALARSGMKIGRIEDVTPIPSDSTRRKGGRRGRRL from the exons ATGGCCCCCCGTAAAGGcaaagagaagaaggaggagcaGGTGATCAGCTTGGGTCCTCAGGTGGCCGAAGGCGAGAACGTGTTCGGCGTCTGCCACATCTTCGCCTCCTTCAACGACACCTTCGTCCACGTCACCGACCTCTCCGGAAA GGAGACCATCTGCCGCGTGACCGGCGGCATGAAGGTGAAGGCGGACCGCGACGAGTCGTCTCCGTACGCCGCCATGTTGGCGGCCCAGGACGTGGCCCAGCGCTGCAAAGAGCTGGGGATAACTGCCCTGCACATCAAGCTGAGGGCCACCGGGGGCAACAG GACAAAGACTCCTGGACCCGGAGCTCAGTCGGCTCTCAGAGCTCTGGCCCGATCCGGCATGAAGATCGGACGCATCG AGGACGTCACTCCGATCCCGTCGGACTCGACCCGCAGGAAGGGCGGACGCCGTGGTCGCCGTCTGTAA